Proteins encoded in a region of the Teredinibacter purpureus genome:
- a CDS encoding VWA domain-containing protein translates to MTILFHNIKTLFIRLVFTSIFGLTACSDTPPTNYARGVYLLLDTSGTYTQELTKAQQLINFMLAILEPGDTFAVARIDSGSFSEKDIIAKVVLDARPSVANKQKRTFATQIERFVGTVQSSAYTDISGGLLQGVEYLNEANVGSKTIMIYSDLKEELPKDYVRDFDLNLKGFTVQALNVTKLRADNQNPQDYLNRLSLWSNKVITGGGNWRVVNDLDKPEALTF, encoded by the coding sequence ATGACTATTCTATTCCACAACATTAAAACCCTCTTTATCAGGTTGGTGTTCACCTCAATATTCGGGCTCACGGCTTGCAGCGATACACCACCCACAAACTATGCCCGCGGTGTTTACTTACTACTAGACACCTCTGGCACCTATACCCAAGAGTTAACCAAGGCACAGCAACTCATCAATTTTATGTTAGCGATACTGGAACCCGGCGATACCTTCGCCGTTGCTCGTATTGATAGCGGTAGTTTTAGTGAAAAAGACATTATTGCAAAGGTGGTGTTAGATGCACGTCCATCTGTTGCGAATAAACAAAAACGGACATTCGCAACCCAAATAGAGCGCTTTGTTGGCACGGTTCAAAGCAGTGCCTACACCGATATTTCGGGCGGTTTACTGCAAGGAGTCGAATATCTAAACGAAGCGAATGTCGGGAGTAAAACCATTATGATCTACTCCGATTTAAAAGAAGAACTCCCTAAAGATTACGTACGTGACTTCGACTTAAATTTAAAAGGGTTTACTGTGCAAGCGCTCAACGTTACTAAGCTTCGAGCAGACAACCAAAACCCGCAAGACTACTTAAACCGCCTTTCACTTTGGAGCAATAAGGTGATTACTGGTGGCGGAAATTGGCGAGTTGTGAACGACCTAGACAAACCTGAAGCACTTACCTTTTAA
- a CDS encoding glycoside hydrolase family 9 protein, with product MIKKIWLATSVAALAFASSGASAQSNFAYGEALQKSLYFYEAQQAGPLPEWNRVAWRGDSVPDDGADVGLDLRGGWFDAGDHVKFGFPMAATVTMVAWGGVDYTGAYQDSNQQEHLLNNLRFVNDYFINAHPSANEFYGQVGVGGDDHTFWGPAEVLHHKIPESRVSMKIDSSCPGPDLAAETAAAMASSSMVFSSNDAAYAATLVSHAESLFNFAESTTGTTGKDNAYSLCISDASSFYSSTDGVYWDEMAWAAIWLWRATGNDRYLTKARDYYVQMGTENQSETPVYTWSQGWNDKAYGVYVLMAALVGDDNYHEDAQRYLDHWSIGDGNRTGAGLILVDTWGVNRYAANAAYLALFYAESLGTSHPLHDRYHSFGKYQIDHILGDNPANQSYVVGFGNNYPTNVHHRGSHGSWADTSSVPEQQRHILYGALVGGPNADTGYVEDRDDYVENEVATDYNSGFTSALAALYSQYGGAPLSNFPPAEPETVEYLVGAKVNSSSSQYVEIKAVIQNHSTTPAKGRDDLSIRYFYDLSEVFDAGYGLEDLTVSSGYNQASNISALNQWNGTIYYVEVLFGDDVIFPGGQSEHRREVQFRVALPDSATGVEWDNSNDPSYDAAYSGTVDATYGIDAPKIPAYGPEGLVWGQEPSGGSEPTPTPAPTAEPSTTPVPTPTPTPTSAPSVTPTPTTTPTATPVPTPGTGTCSDQCKWYQDDPRPLCNNQESGWGYENNQSCIGIDTCNSQNGSGGVVSVCDGPTPEPTAAPTPTPTAAPTPTAAPTPTPTAAPTPTPTTAPTPTPTTAPTPTAAPTPTPAPTAEPTGSMCNWYGWQVAICSNTSSGWGNENNQTCISRAACGDNVVQ from the coding sequence ATGATAAAAAAAATATGGCTCGCAACTAGCGTAGCGGCGCTGGCATTTGCCAGCAGCGGCGCCAGTGCTCAATCGAACTTCGCCTATGGTGAAGCATTACAAAAATCTCTTTATTTTTACGAGGCCCAGCAAGCCGGCCCGCTGCCAGAATGGAACCGTGTCGCGTGGCGTGGCGATTCTGTGCCCGATGATGGCGCCGATGTAGGCTTAGATTTACGCGGTGGCTGGTTTGATGCTGGCGACCACGTTAAATTTGGTTTCCCAATGGCCGCAACCGTCACTATGGTTGCCTGGGGGGGCGTCGACTATACGGGCGCCTACCAAGATTCAAACCAGCAGGAACACCTCTTAAATAACCTACGTTTTGTAAATGATTATTTTATTAATGCTCACCCTTCCGCAAACGAATTTTACGGCCAAGTCGGTGTAGGCGGAGACGATCATACTTTTTGGGGGCCAGCAGAAGTTTTACACCATAAAATCCCCGAATCACGCGTATCAATGAAAATCGACTCGAGCTGCCCCGGCCCAGATCTCGCTGCCGAAACAGCCGCCGCAATGGCATCATCGTCTATGGTCTTTTCATCCAATGATGCCGCCTATGCCGCTACGCTCGTTTCTCACGCCGAATCACTCTTTAACTTTGCCGAATCAACCACCGGCACAACCGGAAAAGACAACGCCTACTCGCTTTGTATTTCAGACGCATCCAGTTTTTACAGTTCAACCGATGGCGTTTATTGGGATGAAATGGCATGGGCCGCGATTTGGCTATGGCGTGCGACTGGCAACGATAGATACCTAACAAAAGCGCGCGATTATTACGTTCAAATGGGTACAGAAAACCAATCCGAAACACCGGTGTACACGTGGTCACAAGGCTGGAACGACAAAGCCTATGGCGTTTACGTGTTAATGGCGGCGCTCGTGGGTGACGATAATTACCACGAAGATGCACAGCGCTATTTAGATCACTGGAGTATCGGCGACGGTAATCGTACTGGCGCAGGTTTAATTCTCGTAGATACTTGGGGCGTTAACCGATACGCTGCAAACGCGGCCTATTTGGCGCTCTTTTATGCCGAAAGCCTCGGCACAAGCCACCCTCTCCACGACCGCTATCACAGTTTTGGCAAATACCAAATAGACCACATTCTTGGCGACAACCCCGCCAACCAAAGTTACGTGGTGGGTTTTGGAAACAATTACCCCACCAATGTTCACCACCGCGGTTCCCACGGTTCTTGGGCAGATACCAGCAGTGTTCCTGAGCAACAACGCCATATACTCTACGGTGCCCTAGTGGGTGGCCCCAATGCCGACACAGGCTACGTTGAAGATAGAGACGATTACGTTGAAAACGAAGTTGCCACTGATTACAACTCAGGTTTCACTAGCGCATTGGCCGCATTATATAGCCAGTATGGCGGCGCTCCGCTATCCAACTTTCCACCAGCAGAACCCGAAACAGTGGAATACTTAGTCGGCGCTAAAGTTAATTCTTCAAGCAGTCAATACGTTGAAATAAAAGCTGTAATTCAAAACCACAGCACCACTCCCGCAAAAGGACGAGACGATCTATCCATTCGCTATTTCTATGATTTAAGCGAAGTGTTTGATGCCGGCTACGGACTAGAAGACCTAACCGTTAGCTCTGGTTACAATCAAGCGTCGAACATCTCGGCACTAAACCAATGGAATGGCACTATTTATTACGTCGAAGTTTTATTTGGTGACGACGTGATATTCCCTGGTGGCCAATCAGAACATCGCCGCGAAGTTCAATTCCGTGTGGCTTTGCCCGATTCAGCAACCGGCGTAGAGTGGGACAATAGTAACGACCCTTCTTATGACGCTGCGTATAGCGGCACTGTGGATGCAACCTATGGTATTGATGCCCCTAAAATTCCTGCCTATGGCCCAGAAGGCCTAGTTTGGGGGCAAGAGCCCAGCGGAGGTAGCGAACCAACTCCTACTCCGGCGCCCACAGCAGAGCCCTCTACAACCCCAGTACCTACACCTACACCTACACCTACATCAGCACCTAGCGTTACACCAACACCTACAACCACTCCCACTGCAACACCTGTGCCTACGCCCGGCACCGGCACCTGTAGCGACCAGTGTAAGTGGTATCAGGATGACCCCCGCCCTCTTTGCAATAATCAAGAGAGCGGCTGGGGTTATGAAAACAACCAAAGCTGTATTGGCATTGACACCTGTAACAGCCAAAACGGTAGCGGCGGCGTGGTAAGCGTATGCGACGGTCCTACACCAGAACCAACGGCAGCACCAACACCCACGCCTACTGCTGCACCTACACCCACCGCAGCTCCAACACCTACACCCACCGCAGCTCCAACACCAACGCCCACAACTGCACCAACGCCCACCCCCACCACGGCTCCCACGCCCACCGCAGCACCTACGCCTACGCCAGCACCCACTGCTGAGCCAACAGGTAGTATGTGTAACTGGTACGGCTGGCAAGTGGCCATTTGCTCCAACACCAGTTCTGGCTGGGGGAATGAAAACAATCAAACGTGTATCTCGCGTGCAGCCTGTGGCGACAACGTCGTTCAATAA
- a CDS encoding cadherin-like beta sandwich domain-containing protein — MLRSTSPFLYAFSVLLLLSLNGCGNDTDRKKGAVTDFSDLTDMRLSSLVIDQGTLVPAFDPDYIGTYALNVPSDVTSINITASPLNEDIKLAIAKRELERDENGDPVLDENGNSTFNYLGENNEIEPGEVDTKTLAEGDNIIVLRMSEDGNTRRLNYTINVHRVSTSAKLLNIVATNQAYNSDDASDVFYLALTPEFNSSVFSYAAEVPYAGCMITVGAQTNERHTSVTINNRESAHFQSIELNVAEGDNLVELVSRAEDGVGEETYQLTVTRAVGTTEELAADTTLSAMEIVGAELQTDFGCLIPSYLGAYNQNVSGLQLTASPSVEGATMTLGVPELSDTGVILSVTEPQTLLAGVPFAIDVDGVDSVERVLEVTASNGTNKRYYTLSLGRRETNWVLVETVDELQAALLNAEPNDEIVVRPTYYFGTASLDTSGHEDALFYSDRSGTADTPITLRSASSGAYPILFGESQTENDVLRLSGDYWVVNNIQTYGGRNGIVLDGASYNELTGLTVSHVGERGIQLRNGSSYNSLRRSLVSNTGLSTREGYDAYAEAIVVGSPADEWSSAPSGVFDPTNMSNRIFTNILGPNVLAEAIDIHEGVESTEVKFNVIDGLGLSANAEQSALIVVKGNDTDISFNTFINESGEALNHVVAATTVERDWVTQAWGENTHFYQNKADLGGAATALANSGNVAVFNATENTRTDGVEVSYVGAGINTEYSVPIYQIQTVVDTPLCLAEVRPYTTTDSGINLSAGIEMQACGNAAEQLWKFVHDEDGFVFIVPSDVPGRTLAPQTPLYVGETGLPVVTAEVDSLGVILNPEDGFYLRWQLFYDGDEVIIVNKGDWGRRYVLTGAAEVGSAVNLAVNIGHELQRFRLIAQ, encoded by the coding sequence ATGTTACGAAGTACATCCCCCTTCTTGTATGCTTTTTCCGTATTACTTTTATTGAGCCTAAACGGCTGTGGCAATGATACTGATCGGAAAAAAGGTGCCGTTACCGATTTTAGCGACCTTACCGATATGCGCTTAAGCAGTTTGGTGATCGATCAAGGTACGTTAGTGCCGGCTTTCGATCCCGACTATATAGGCACTTATGCGCTTAATGTCCCCAGTGATGTGACGAGTATTAATATTACCGCCTCACCTTTAAACGAAGACATTAAACTTGCTATTGCTAAGCGAGAGCTGGAGCGCGATGAAAATGGCGATCCGGTACTTGATGAAAATGGTAATAGTACGTTCAATTATTTGGGCGAAAATAACGAGATTGAGCCTGGCGAGGTTGATACTAAAACCTTGGCAGAAGGCGATAACATTATTGTATTGAGGATGTCTGAAGACGGAAATACCCGTCGCCTTAATTACACTATAAATGTTCATCGGGTGAGTACGTCAGCAAAGCTGCTGAATATTGTGGCGACCAATCAAGCCTACAATTCTGATGATGCGTCAGACGTTTTTTATCTGGCACTCACTCCTGAATTTAATTCTTCTGTCTTTTCTTACGCAGCTGAAGTGCCTTATGCGGGCTGCATGATAACTGTCGGTGCGCAAACCAACGAACGTCATACCAGCGTAACCATTAATAATCGAGAAAGTGCTCACTTTCAATCGATTGAGCTAAACGTGGCCGAGGGTGACAATTTAGTCGAACTAGTGTCTCGTGCTGAAGATGGTGTTGGCGAAGAAACCTATCAGTTAACCGTTACTCGAGCTGTTGGCACCACAGAAGAGTTGGCTGCAGATACGACTTTGAGCGCTATGGAAATTGTTGGCGCAGAATTACAAACCGATTTTGGTTGCTTAATTCCGAGTTATCTTGGTGCTTACAATCAAAATGTCTCAGGCCTACAGTTAACCGCTAGCCCTTCAGTAGAGGGCGCAACCATGACTTTGGGTGTGCCGGAACTGAGTGATACTGGGGTTATCTTAAGTGTTACAGAACCCCAAACGCTATTAGCGGGTGTGCCGTTCGCTATTGATGTGGACGGTGTCGATTCCGTTGAGCGGGTACTAGAAGTCACCGCCAGTAATGGCACTAATAAACGGTATTACACGCTTTCGCTAGGGCGCAGAGAGACTAATTGGGTATTGGTTGAGACTGTCGATGAGTTACAGGCAGCGTTGTTAAACGCCGAGCCTAATGATGAAATTGTTGTGCGTCCCACGTACTACTTCGGAACAGCTTCATTAGACACAAGCGGCCATGAAGACGCGCTTTTTTACAGCGATCGTAGTGGTACCGCTGATACTCCCATAACATTGCGTAGTGCCAGTAGTGGCGCTTATCCCATATTATTTGGGGAAAGCCAGACAGAAAATGACGTGTTACGTCTTTCGGGCGATTACTGGGTTGTGAACAACATCCAAACCTATGGCGGAAGAAATGGCATTGTTTTGGATGGCGCGAGCTATAACGAGCTTACAGGGTTAACGGTGAGCCATGTGGGTGAGCGAGGTATACAGCTTCGTAACGGTAGTTCATATAATAGTCTGCGACGCTCTTTGGTTTCGAATACTGGTTTGTCTACGCGTGAAGGCTACGACGCATATGCTGAAGCTATTGTTGTTGGTTCGCCCGCAGACGAATGGTCCAGTGCGCCTTCAGGTGTTTTTGACCCAACGAATATGAGCAATCGTATTTTTACCAATATTCTTGGGCCAAATGTGTTGGCTGAAGCCATCGATATTCATGAAGGTGTTGAATCAACTGAGGTTAAGTTCAATGTTATTGATGGCCTTGGGTTGTCCGCAAACGCTGAGCAGTCTGCGTTGATCGTTGTGAAGGGGAATGATACTGATATTAGCTTCAACACCTTTATTAATGAGTCGGGCGAAGCGTTAAACCATGTTGTTGCCGCTACTACAGTAGAACGAGATTGGGTGACACAAGCGTGGGGGGAAAATACGCATTTTTATCAAAATAAAGCGGATCTTGGTGGTGCAGCCACTGCGCTTGCGAATAGCGGTAATGTTGCGGTATTTAATGCGACTGAAAATACTCGAACTGATGGGGTAGAGGTAAGTTACGTTGGAGCGGGTATTAATACGGAATACTCAGTGCCCATCTATCAGATTCAAACAGTTGTTGATACACCGCTGTGCTTGGCAGAAGTACGCCCTTATACCACGACGGATTCCGGCATTAATTTGTCCGCTGGTATAGAGATGCAAGCGTGTGGGAATGCGGCTGAGCAATTGTGGAAGTTTGTCCATGATGAAGATGGGTTTGTTTTCATTGTGCCATCAGATGTTCCTGGGCGCACACTGGCGCCACAAACACCGCTTTATGTGGGTGAAACAGGGCTTCCTGTGGTGACTGCCGAAGTTGACTCGTTAGGCGTTATTCTTAACCCTGAAGACGGCTTCTACCTTCGTTGGCAGCTATTTTACGATGGTGATGAAGTTATTATTGTTAACAAAGGGGATTGGGGTCGGCGGTATGTGTTGACCGGCGCTGCAGAAGTGGGTTCTGCCGTTAATCTTGCTGTTAATATTGGCCACGAACTTCAGCGTTTCCGTTTAATCGCTCAGTAA